The following proteins are co-located in the Manihot esculenta cultivar AM560-2 chromosome 9, M.esculenta_v8, whole genome shotgun sequence genome:
- the LOC110608228 gene encoding protein DETOXIFICATION 42-like: MATETLLNLWENLAKLPLVMLLKDTRNVFNMDELAVEIAQIAVPAALALAADPVASLIDTAFIGHLGPVELAAVGVSIAIFNQVSKIAIFPLVSVTTSFVAEEESAGKSSNDENASLEDGLLVNKETEELLPKSGSISTKRHIPSASSALVIACVLGVIQALFLIFSAKPILSYMGVQSDSPMLIPAQQYLTLRSLGAPAVLLSLAMQGVFRGIKDTKTPLFATVVGDVANIILDPIFIFVFRLNVCGAAIAHVISQYLISLILLWKLIEHVDLLPPNIKDLQFGRFLKNGFMLLMRVIAATICVTLAASLAARHGSTSMAAFQVCLQIWMATSLLADGLAVAGQAMLASAFANKDHDRAKAIASRVFQYGLLLGLVLSIFLFGGLQFASRLFTEDVNVLNLIAVGIPFVAATQIVNVLAFVFDGINYGASDFAYSSYSMVLVSIISILCLFALSSSHGFFGIWVALTIFMTLRAYVGLLRIGTGTGPWSFLRK, from the exons ATGGCCACAGAAACTCTTCTTAATCTGTGGGAAAACTTGGCTAAATTGCCTCTTGTTATGCTCTTGAAGGATACAAG GAACGTTTTCAATATGGATGAGTTAGCAGTAGAAATAGCACAAATTGCAGTTCCTGCTGCACTTGCTTTAGCAGCAGATCCTGTTGCTTCTCTAATCGATACAGCATTCATTGGCCATTTAG GACCTGTGGAGCTTGCTGCTGTGGGAGTTTCTATTGCCATTTTTAATCAAGTGTCAAAGATTGCAATTTTCCCACTTGTCAGTGTTACCACGTCTTTTGTTGCCGAGGAAGAAAGTGCTGGAAAATCGAGTAACGACGAAAATGCATCACTTGAAGATGGTTTGCTTGTCAATAAGGAAACGGAAGAGCTATTACCTAAATCTG GCAGCATTTCCACCAAAAGGCACATACCATCTGCTTCTTCAGCATTGGTTATTGCTTGTGTCCTTGGCGTAATCCAGGCTTTATTCCTCATTTTCTCTGCAAAACCGATCCTGAGCTACATGGGTGTACAATCT GATTCCCCAATGCTAATACCAGCACAACAATACTTGACATTGAGGTCACTAGGTGCTCCTGCTGTTCTTCTTTCACTAGCGATGCAAGGGGTTTTCCGAGGAATTAAGGATACGAAAACTCCTCTATTTGCTACTG ttGTGGGAGATGTAGCAAATATCATCTTGGACCCAATATTTATATTCGTATTCAGATTGAACGTCTGTGGTGCAGCCATTGCTCATGTTATTTCTCA GTACCTAATCTCCCTGATTCTGTTGTGGAAATTAATTGAACATGTTGATCTATTGCCTCCCAACATTAAAGATCTACAATTTGGTCGATTTCTAAAAAATG GATTTATGCTGTTGATGAGGGTAATAGCTGCGACAATCTGTGTCACCTTGGCTGCATCATTGGCGGCAAGACATGGATCTACTTCAATGGCTGCATTTCAGGTTTGCTTGCAGATTTGGATGGCAACTTCTTTGCTTGCAGATGGGCTGGCTGTGGCTGGACAA GCAATGCTTGCAAGTGCATTTGCAAATAAGGATCACGACAGGGCCAAGGCCATTGCTTCTCGTGTATTCCAG TACGGTTTGCTTTTAGGCCTAGTTCTCTCGATCTTCCTTTTCGGTGGACTACAGTTTGCTTCAAGATTATTTACAGAAGACGTCAATGTTTTGAATCTTATTGCCGTGGGCATCCCG TTTGTTGCAGCAACTCAAATCGTAAATGTTTTAGCCTTCGTTTTCGATGGAATCAATTATGGAGCATCTGATTTTGCATACTCTTCATACTCAATG GTTTTGGTGTCAATAATAAGCATCCTATGCTTATTTGCTTTATCATCTAGTCATGGCTTCTTTGGCATCTGGGTTGCGTTGACCATTTTTATGACTTTACGCGCATACGTGGGCTTGTTGAG AATAGGCACGGGAACAGGACCTTGGagctttttaagaaaataa